The Huiozyma naganishii CBS 8797 chromosome 3, complete genome genome contains a region encoding:
- the RVS167 gene encoding amphiphysin (similar to Saccharomyces cerevisiae RVS167 (YDR388W); ancestral locus Anc_5.470): MSFKGFTKAIARAPQSFRHKFKMGEQTTDPVYEDAERRFKELETETKKLSDESKRYSGAVNGMLTHQIGFAKAMEELFKPISGKMSDPNATVPEDNPQGIEASEQYRTIVAELQETLKPDLALIEDKIIKPCQELLSTIGYIRKMATKRNHKKLDLDRKLNNHAKYENKKEPTPKDEERLYKAQAEMEVAQQEYDYYNELMKTQLPILFGLEAQFVQPLFVSFYFMQLNIFYTLYNRFQDMKIPYFDLNSDIVEAFMAKRGNVEEQADALTITHFKVGYSKAKLEMTKKRYGAGRDGAATDGQTGTPGYGSPEPGQPGNVPPGYGQTAYGQPGYDEKAAYNQPGYGQPGYGQPGYGQPGYGQPGYGQPGYSQPGYGQPGYNEKATYGQPGYGAAAAPAAPGYGAAPMSPMSPMSPVGTAGAPGAAPVAAAATTGAPPQYTPTPTAQPGMGAAPMPTGVETVTALYDYQAQAAGDLSFPAGATIEIVQRTADVNEWWTGRYNGQQGVFPGNYVQFNQ, from the coding sequence ATGAGTTTTAAAGGTTTTACAAAAGCGATTGCGCGGGCACCGCAGTCCTTCCGCCATAAGTTCAAGATGGGGGAGCAGACGACTGACCCTGTGTATGAGGATGCAGAGCGTCGGTTCAAGGAACTGGAAACAGAGACTAAGAAATTGAGTGACGAATCTAAACGGTACTCTGGTGCTGTCAATGGAATGTTGACACATCAGATTGGGTTCGCCAAGGCGATGGAGGAACTGTTCAAGCCGATCAGCGGTAAGATGAGTGATCCGAATGCTACTGTCCCTGAGGATAACCCTCAAGGTATCGAGGCGAGTGAACAGTATAGGACTATAGTTGCCGAGTTGCAGGAGACTTTGAAACCGGACTTAGCGCTTATTGAGGATAAGATCATCAAACCGTGCCAGGAGTTGCTGAGCACGATTGGGTATATTCGTAAGATGGCAACGAAGAGAAACcacaagaaactggatcTGGACaggaaattgaacaacCATGCCAAGTacgaaaacaagaaggaaCCCACGCCTAAGGACGAAGAGAGGTTGTACAAGGCACAAGCGGAAATGGAGGTTGCACAGCAAGAGTACGATTATTACAATGAGTTGATGAAGACACAGTTGCCTATCCTGTTTGGGCTGGAGGCCCAATTTGTTCAACCGCTGTTCGTATCCTTCTACTTCATGCAACTGAACATATTCTACACACTTTACAACAGATTTCAAGACATGAAGATTCCATATTTCGATCTAAACAGTGACATTGTAGAGGCGTTCATGGCCAAGAGAGGCAATGTAGAGGAACAAGCTGATGCATTGACAATCACGCATTTCAAAGTTGGGTACTCGAAGGCGAAGCTGGAGATGACCAAAAAACGTTACGGTGCCGGAAGAGATGGTGCTGCTACTGATGGACAAACGGGCACACCCGGATATGGATCTCCAGAACCTGGCCAACCGGGTAACGTTCCACCGGGTTACGGTCAAACAGCCTACGGTCAACCAGGATACGATGAGAAGGCGGCATATAACCAGCCAGGATACGGCCAGCCAGGGTACGGCCAGCCAGGGTACGGCCAGCCAGGGTACGGCCAGCCAGGGTACGGCCAACCCGGATACAGTCAACCCGGATACGGCCAGCCAGGATACAATGAAAAGGCGACATACGGCCAACCCGGGTACGGTGCTGCAGCAGCTCCTGCAGCCCCTGGTTACGGGGCTGCACCAATGTCCCCCATGTCTCCTATGTCCCCCGTGGGCACTGCAGGGGCACCTGGTGCAGCTCCAGtagctgctgctgctaccACTGGAGCACCACCTCAATACACACCTACCCCAACTGCTCAACCTGGTATGGGTGCCGCACCAATGCCCACCGGTGTTGAAACGGTGACAGCACTATACGATTACCAAGCGCAAGCTGCTGGAGACCTAAGTTTCCCCGCGGGGGCCACCATTGAAATTGTACAACGGACCGCGGACGTCAACGAGTGGTGGACAGGGAGGTACAACGGCCAACAAGGTGTGTTCCCCGGGAACTACGTCCAGTTCAACCAGTGA
- the SAC7 gene encoding GTPase-activating protein SAC7 (similar to Saccharomyces cerevisiae SAC7 (YDR389W) and BAG7 (YOR134W); ancestral locus Anc_5.471) has protein sequence MPQFWKQFVNNPKSMSSDSLAGPPVANGNSHSTVNTSERTNGTGANTGISVRPNLYNRPNSYHSSPVAAAKNDQSKTSAMASSTEYKIFRDTFLSNKNGFSGRVFGVALSESLSVASAEVIVQSELVSFGRIPIVVAKCGAYLKANGLETSGIFRIAGNGKRVKELQYIFSSPPDYGAKFNNWDAYTVHDVASLLRRFLNNLEEPLVPLSLYEEFRTPLREKPRIIKHMAMHSVQHPNANRENSAGTANNKREESPLDVSSERPTDTHGNATDADTTVDVESENMTIDQRISSGRSDKPEPRRELSFKEVLASNDPSEVTNSCDDEKEEERRRRKLRHKKRLTRDIRAAIKSYEDLFVKLSNDTKQLTIYLLDLLSLFARQSQFNLMSGRNLAAIFQPSMLSHPEHDMDPKEYELSRFVVEFLIEYSYKLLPHLLKIANEEQKQQQLSRNQTRKVPQITTTSSSSIDRLPRSTSRKPSRTGSPVELLTKTSPSKSNPPSSSLLNMSPPAPSSMSRAMSPRKSNSQSQIPLKKASSSSLRVAPISRPHSRSIGSAQVPPDFIPSTKRRTNLFPWLPKSGILSDTGDLTGTDPEEADGYFDEENNHGADAQSPGSIQSGSLPKSNLLSIPIFHRSLSGNSTASSFKIHSTNNTNGRPLSMVMDGSLNGSNEDFAYSSTNETDEPEKGRRKKRESWLHRLTSR, from the coding sequence ATGCCCCAATTTTGGAAGCAATTTGTTAATAACCCGAAGAGCATGTCTTCGGATTCGCTGGCGGGGCCTCCAGTGGCAAACGGTAACTCGCATTCGACAGTAAACACATCTGAACGTACAAACGGTACCGGTGCTAATACAGGTATTTCAGTGCGGCCCAATCTGTACAACAGGCCCAATTCGTACCATTCTTCACCCGTGGCAGCTGCCAAAAATGATCAGAGTAAAACATCGGCAATGGCATCTAGCACGGAATACAAAATCTTTAGAGACACCTTCCTAAGCAATAAAAACGGGTTTTCAGGGAGGGTATTTGGTGTTGCGCTGTCCGAGTCGCTGAGTGTCGCGAGCGCTGAGGTCATTGTACAGTCGGAACTAGTAAGTTTTGGCAGAATACCGATTGTCGTCGCTAAATGCGGGGCCTACCTCAAGGCAAACGGGTTAGAGACGTCAGGGATATTCCGTATAGCAGGGAACGGTAAGAGAGTCAAGGAGTTGCAGTACATATTCTCGTCGCCGCCTGATTACGGGGCCAAATTCAATAACTGGGATGCGTACACGGTACACGACGTTGCATCGTTACTTAGACGGTTTCTTAACAACTTGGAGGAACCACTTGTACCGTTGTCCCTTTACGAGGAATTCAGAACCCCACTCCGTGAAAAACCAAGGATTATAAAGCACATGGCTATGCACAGCGTTCAACATCCAAACGCAAATAGGGAAAACAGTGCAGGTACAGCGAACAACAAAAGGGAGGAGAGCCCATTGGATGTATCCAGCGAGAGGCCGACGGATACACATGGTAACGCCACTGATGCAGATACGACTGTTGACGTCGAGTCAGAAAACATGACAATAGATCAAAGGATAAGCAGTGGTAGGAGTGACAAGCCGGAACCTCGCAGGGAACTATCGTTCAAAGAAGTCCTAGCAAGCAACGACCCAAGCGAGGTGACAAACAGTTGCGATGAcgaaaaggaggaagagagaaggagaaggaaacTTCGTCACAAGAAGAGACTCACACGCGACATAAGGGCAGCCATCAAGAGCTACGAGGACCTGTTCGTCAAGTTGTCCAATGATACGAAACAACTGACAATCTACTTATTGGACCTCCTGAGTCTCTTCGCCAGACAATCACAATTCAACCTCATGTCGGGGAGGAATCTGGCTGCTATCTTCCAGCCGTCAATGCTATCGCACCCAGAACACGACATGGACCCAAAAGAATACGAACTCTCGAGGTTTGTCGTCGAATTCCTCATCGAATATTCTTATAAGTTACTACCACATCTTCTCAAGATCGCCAACGAAGagcagaaacaacaacaactttcCAGAAATCAGACAAGGAAGGTACCCCAAATAACTACAACGTCTTCTTCCAGCATCGATAGACTACCCCGTTCCACATCCAGGAAACCAAGTAGGACGGGATCCCCAGTCGAGCTACTAACAAAGACGTCGCCGAGCAAATCTAACCCACCTTCGTCATCTCTATTGAACATGTCACCTCCAGCTCCGTCATCCATGTCAAGAGCCATGTCACCAAGAAAGTCAAACTCGCAGTCACAGATACCCCTGAAAAAGGCCTCGTCGTCTTCACTAAGAGTAGCCCCCATTAGTAGGCCGCACTCTAGGTCCATCGGATCAGCCCAGGTTCCACCGGACTTTATCCCCAGCACTAAGAGAAGAACGAATTTGTTCCCTTGGCTACCTAAATCTGGTATACTGAGTGATACGGGCGATCTCACGGGGACAGATCCGGAAGAAGCTGACGGTTACTTTGACGAGGAAAACAACCACGGCGCAGATGCCCAGTCACCAGGCAGTATACAATCAGGATCGCTACCCAAGTCAAACCTCCTGTCGATACCCATCTTCCATCGCTCGCTGAGTGGGAATAGCACCGCGTCTTCATTCAAGATTCATAGTACAAACAACACCAATGGGAGACCACTATCAATGGTCATGGATGGTTCGTTGAATGGTTCGAACGAAGATTTTGCATACTCATCCACAAATGAGACCGATGAACCGGAAAAGGGCagaaggaagaaaagagaatCCTGGCTGCATAGATTAACTTCGCGCTAA
- the UBA2 gene encoding E1 ubiquitin-activating protein UBA2 (similar to Saccharomyces cerevisiae UBA2 (YDR390C); ancestral locus Anc_5.472) has translation MPRETNIVKILGQKNYEKIRNTKCLLVGAGGIGSELLKDLILMDFGEIHIVDLDTIDLSNLNRQFLFRQRDIKKPKSTTAVNAVKHFSNSKIVPYQGNIMDSTQFPLHWFEQFDIIFNALDNLAARRYVNKISQFILTPLLESGTAGFDGYIQPIIPGKTECFDCTKKETPKTFPVCTIRSTPSQPIHCIVWAKNFLFSQLFAAENTGDNMDDPNKDWGTTDPEEIKRIKQETNELQELQNIITAKQKERIPAILKKLFIQDIEKLLLLGNLWKTRDKPVPINALDIVKSPEDEKLDLNNIWPIQQQIQNFINVTEKLIDRMPKENNFIEFDKDDEDTLEFVAAASNIRSQIFNIPMKSVFDIKQIAGNIIPAIATTNALVAGLSSITSLRILNLLKYAPLKDAKDLNMAFTAKSSNMSQNRYLSNPKLAPPNCKCPVCAAVVRGVLHVSKKSLETFTLQKFVECLQSQYEYEEDISLLDMTGQRLLVDFDFDDLLQKTLSELKLHDGSVILLSDDSDRDDGMLKKPAEFYIVVSGSLNEEKMELPKLNIPLLPAPPSTTDTEETSENVDTVATTEGGQEDVITILDDTDTTSSKKRHFSDDDEGPPTKAVKQAIDDDIIELN, from the coding sequence ATGCCCAGGGAAACAAACATTGTCAAAATCTTAGGTCAGAAGAATTATGAGAAAATACGCAACACCAAGTGCTTGCTGGTTGGTGCTGGAGGTATAGGTTCAGAATTGCTGAAAGATCTGATCCTTATGGACTTTGGCGAGATACACATTGTTGACTTAGATACCATTGATTTGTCCAACCTTAACAGACAATTCTTGTTCAGGCAACGTGATATCAAAAAGCCAAAATCCACCACTGCTGTGAATGCTGTAAAACACTTCAGCAACTCCAAGATTGTTCCCTACCAAGGCAACATCATGGACTCGACACAGTTCCCCTTGCATTGGTTTGAGCAATTTGACATTATTTTTAATGCATTGGACAATTTGGCTGCTAGACGGTATGTCAACAAAATATCACAATTCATCTTGACACCTTTGCTGGAATCCGGCACTGCTGGGTTTGATGGTTATATTCAGCCGATTATACCAGGGAAAACTGAATGCTTCGATTGCACCAAAAAGGAGACTCCAAAGACTTTTCCCGTGTGCACAATCAGGTCCACGCCATCTCAGCCAATTCATTGCATTGTCTGGGCAAAAAATTTCTTGTTTAGCCAATTGTTTGCTGCAGAAAATACGGGAGACAATATGGATGATCCCAACAAAGACTGGGGTACCACTGATCctgaagaaatcaaaagaATTAAGCAAGAAACGAACGAGCTTCAAGAGCTACAAAACATAATCACCGCTAaacagaaggaaagaaTACCAGCAATACTGAAGAAACTATTTATTCAAGATATTGAGAAGTTGCTACTGTTGGGGAATCTATGGAAAACAAGAGACAAACCTGTTCCAATAAACGCACTAGATATCGTGAAATCTCCCGAAGACGAAAAGCTTGACCTGAACAATATCTGGCCCATTCAACAGCAAATCCAAAACTTCATCAACGTGACGGAGAAGCTCATAGACAGGATGCCAAAGGAGAACAATTtcattgaatttgacaaagaTGACGAGGACACACTAGAATTTGTTGCTGCCGCGTCCAATATCAGATCACAAATATTTAACATTCCCATGAAGTCGGTATTCGATATTAAACAAATTGCAGGAAATATCATTCCTGCCATTGCAACAACCAATGCTTTAGTTGCTGGTCTATCATCCATTACGTCATTACGTATTTTGAACCTGTTGAAATATGCACCTTTAAAGGATGCGAAGGACTTGAACATGGCATTCACAGCAAAATCAAGTAACATGTCTCAAAACAGGTATCTGTCCAATCCAAAGTTGGCTCCTCCAAACTGCAAATGCCCTGTGTGTGCAGCAGTTGTGCGTGGTGTTCTCCATGTGAGCAAGAAGTCTTTGGAAACTTTTACACTACAAAAATTTGTGGAGTGTTTACAAAGTCAGTACGAATATGAAGAGGATATTTCGTTATTGGATATGACGGGCCAAAGGTTGTTAGTTGACTTTGACTTCGATGACCTGCTACAGAAAACACTTTCTGAACTGAAATTACATGACGGCTCTGTTATCCTTCTTAGTGACGACAGTGATAGGGACGACgggatgttgaaaaaaccAGCCGAATTTTATATTGTTGTGTCTGGTTCTCTAAATGAGGAGAAAATGGAGCTGCCTAAATTGAATATCCCTTTGTTACCTGCTCCCCCAAGCACCACTGATACCGAGGAGACATCTGAAAATGTGGACACTGTTGCAACGACAGAGGGCGGCCAGGAAGATGTCATAACCATCTTGGATGACACCGATACTACATCAAGTAAAAAAAGACACTTTTCGGATGATGACGAAGGACCTCCAACTAAGGCTGTGAAGCAAGCGATAGACGACGATATTATTGAGTTGAATTGa